The following are encoded together in the Deinococcus soli (ex Cha et al. 2016) genome:
- the acnA gene encoding aconitate hydratase AcnA → MAMNLFGTRDVLTTQSGQKLYYYNLNKLQEQGHDITRLPVSIKVLLESVLREANDYDVRREDVTTVAGWKPVNEEVEIPFKPARVILQDFTGVPAVVDLAAMRSAMVKLGGDPSKINPLIPVDLVIDHSVQVDEFGTDFALANNMALEFERNRERYEFLRWGQQAFDNFGVVPPASGIVHQVNLEYLAKGVQSRPEDDGVVVYPDSLVGTDSHTTMINGLGIVGWGVGGIEAEAVMLGQPIYMLMPEVIGFKITGAMPEGATATDLALRVTEMLRAKGVVGKFVEFYGAGLSNMTLPDRATIANMAPEYGATMGFFPVDDEALRYLRRTGRLDTEVELVEAYYKAQGMYRTDETVDPVFTDTIELDLGTIVPSLAGPKRPQDRVDLTGMHTVFNEALTAPVKARGFELPADKLDAQGTIGGTDIKIGHGAVTLASITSCTNTSNPSVLIAAGLVAKKAAQLGLKSKPWVKTSLAPGSRVVTEYLEAAGLQSYLDQIGFNTVGYGCMTCIGNSGPLPEPVVEAIQEGDLVVASVLSGNRNFEGRVNPHIKANYLASPPLVVAYALAGTVVNDIVNDPIGTGPDGQSVYLRDVWPTTAEIQQVMDQAINAEMFKKVYDGIEKSNQDWNAIPVAEGALYDWKEDSTYIQNPPFFDNLAGGPSDIVSIEGARALVKVGDSVTTDHISPAGSFKADTPAGKFLTERGIQPKDFNSYGSRRGNDRIMTRGTFANIRLKNQLAPGTEGGFTTDYTTGQVSSIYDASVNYKASNIPLVIFAGKDYGMGSSRDWAAKGTFLLGVKAVIAESFERIHRSNLVGMGVLPLQYKNGETAESLGIQGDETFDVLLPGDLKPRQDVSVRITKDGQSRIITVQCRIDTPVEIDYYKNGGILQTVLRGILAKSNEVKA, encoded by the coding sequence ATGGCGATGAACCTGTTCGGGACGCGCGACGTCCTCACCACGCAAAGCGGTCAGAAACTCTACTACTACAACCTGAACAAACTTCAGGAGCAGGGCCACGACATCACCCGCCTGCCCGTCAGCATCAAGGTGCTGCTCGAGAGCGTCCTGCGCGAAGCGAACGACTACGACGTCCGCCGCGAGGACGTCACCACCGTCGCCGGGTGGAAACCCGTCAACGAGGAAGTCGAGATTCCCTTCAAGCCCGCCCGCGTGATCCTCCAGGACTTCACCGGCGTGCCCGCCGTCGTGGACCTCGCCGCCATGCGCAGCGCCATGGTCAAGCTCGGCGGTGACCCCAGCAAGATCAACCCGCTGATCCCCGTGGACCTCGTTATCGACCACAGCGTGCAGGTCGACGAGTTCGGCACCGACTTCGCGCTGGCGAACAACATGGCCCTCGAATTCGAGCGCAACCGCGAACGTTACGAATTCCTCCGCTGGGGCCAGCAGGCCTTCGACAACTTCGGCGTCGTGCCCCCCGCCAGCGGCATCGTGCACCAGGTCAACCTGGAGTACCTCGCCAAGGGCGTCCAGAGTCGTCCCGAGGACGACGGCGTCGTCGTGTACCCCGACAGCCTCGTCGGCACGGATTCTCATACCACCATGATCAACGGCCTGGGCATCGTCGGCTGGGGCGTCGGCGGCATCGAGGCCGAGGCCGTCATGCTGGGCCAGCCGATCTACATGCTGATGCCCGAAGTGATCGGCTTCAAGATCACGGGCGCCATGCCCGAAGGCGCGACCGCCACCGACCTCGCGCTGCGCGTCACCGAGATGCTGCGCGCCAAGGGCGTCGTGGGCAAGTTCGTCGAGTTCTACGGCGCGGGCCTGAGCAACATGACCCTCCCCGACCGCGCCACCATCGCCAACATGGCCCCCGAATACGGCGCCACCATGGGCTTCTTCCCCGTGGACGACGAGGCGCTGCGCTACCTGCGCCGCACCGGCCGCCTGGACACCGAAGTCGAACTGGTCGAGGCGTACTACAAGGCCCAGGGCATGTACCGCACCGACGAGACCGTCGATCCCGTCTTCACCGACACCATCGAACTCGACCTCGGCACCATCGTCCCCAGCCTCGCAGGCCCCAAGCGTCCCCAGGACCGCGTGGACCTGACCGGCATGCACACCGTGTTCAACGAGGCCCTCACCGCGCCCGTCAAGGCCCGCGGCTTCGAACTGCCCGCTGACAAGCTGGACGCGCAGGGCACCATCGGCGGCACCGACATCAAGATCGGCCACGGCGCCGTGACCCTCGCCAGCATCACCAGCTGCACGAACACCAGCAACCCCAGCGTCCTCATCGCCGCGGGCCTGGTCGCCAAGAAAGCCGCCCAGCTGGGCCTGAAGAGCAAGCCCTGGGTCAAGACCAGCCTCGCCCCCGGCTCAAGGGTCGTCACCGAGTACCTCGAAGCCGCCGGGCTCCAGAGCTACCTCGACCAGATCGGCTTCAACACCGTCGGCTACGGCTGCATGACCTGCATCGGCAACAGCGGCCCCCTCCCCGAACCCGTCGTGGAAGCCATCCAGGAAGGTGACCTCGTCGTCGCCAGCGTTCTGTCCGGCAACCGCAACTTCGAAGGCCGCGTCAACCCGCACATCAAGGCCAACTACCTCGCCTCCCCGCCCCTGGTCGTCGCGTACGCCCTGGCCGGCACCGTCGTGAACGACATCGTGAACGACCCCATCGGCACCGGCCCCGACGGCCAGAGCGTGTACCTGCGCGACGTGTGGCCCACCACCGCCGAGATCCAGCAGGTCATGGACCAGGCCATCAACGCCGAGATGTTCAAGAAGGTCTACGACGGCATCGAGAAGAGCAACCAGGACTGGAACGCCATCCCCGTCGCCGAGGGCGCGCTGTACGACTGGAAAGAAGACAGCACCTACATCCAGAACCCGCCCTTCTTCGACAACCTCGCCGGTGGCCCCAGCGACATCGTCAGCATCGAGGGCGCCCGCGCCCTGGTGAAGGTCGGCGACTCCGTCACCACCGACCACATCAGCCCCGCCGGGAGCTTCAAGGCCGACACCCCCGCCGGGAAGTTCCTCACCGAACGCGGCATCCAGCCGAAGGACTTCAACAGCTACGGCAGCCGCCGCGGCAACGACCGCATTATGACGCGCGGCACGTTCGCCAACATCCGCCTGAAGAACCAGCTCGCCCCCGGCACCGAAGGCGGCTTCACCACCGACTACACCACCGGACAGGTCAGCTCCATCTACGACGCCTCTGTGAACTACAAGGCCAGCAACATCCCCCTGGTCATCTTCGCGGGCAAGGACTACGGCATGGGCAGCAGCCGCGACTGGGCCGCCAAGGGCACCTTCCTGCTGGGCGTGAAGGCCGTCATCGCCGAGAGTTTCGAGCGCATCCACCGCAGCAACCTGGTGGGCATGGGCGTCCTGCCCCTGCAGTACAAGAACGGCGAGACCGCCGAGAGCCTGGGTATCCAGGGTGACGAGACCTTCGACGTGCTCCTCCCCGGCGACCTCAAGCCCCGCCAGGACGTCAGTGTCCGCATCACCAAGGACGGCCAGAGCCGTATCATCACCGTCCAGTGCCGCATCGACACCCCCGTCGAAATCGACTACTACAAGAACGGCGGCATCCTCCAGACCGTGCTGCGCGGCATCCTCGCCAAGAGCAACGAAGTCAAAGCGTAA
- a CDS encoding IS630 family transposase (programmed frameshift) — translation MAEWHPSKYSRAQLEERRLAATPWLQGGQHSQQAIADHFGVSVHTVSNWKKRLKRTGSLQATVTTGRPSRLTAAQLEQVRTLLREGALHHGFPDPTWSTRRVADLIGRHFDVWYHPDHVRRMLRQLGFTPQMPDGRAAERNELRIASWKEQVAPELEKKVAQGATLVYLDEVGFSLKGVRRRTWSTRGVTPLVILPANWEKLSTIGAITSDGRFFQHTKPGAIRSGDVTRFFQHLLRHVQGKIVVVLDNAGIHRAKATQAFVERHERLSLVFLPPYAPELNPIELVWAYVKRNVLGNFCARSVGMLKAKLTTAWQRVRHIDLPQHLMDSNLCRYQ, via the exons GTGGCCGAATGGCATCCATCCAAATACTCCCGGGCGCAGCTGGAGGAACGTCGACTGGCGGCGACCCCCTGGCTTCAAGGGGGCCAGCATTCACAGCAGGCGATTGCCGATCACTTCGGCGTGTCCGTACACACCGTCAGTAACTGGAAGAAACGTCTGAAGCGCACCGGCAGTCTCCAGGCAACGGTGACGACAGGACGCCCCTCGCGACTCACCGCCGCCCAGCTTGAACAGGTCCGCACCCTCCTGCGGGAGGGTGCGCTGCACCATGGCTTCCCTGACCCGACCTGGAGCACCAGACGAGTCGCAGACCTGATCGGGCGGCACTTCGACGTGTGGTACCACCCCGATCACGTCCGGAGAATGCTTCGGCAGCTGGGGTTTACGCCCCAGATGCCGGATGGACGGGCAGCAGAACGCAATGAACTCCGGATCGCGTCCTGGAAAGAACAGGTGGCTCCGGAGTTG GAAAAAAAGGTCGCGCAGGGCGCCACCCTGGTGTACCTGGATGAGGTTGGCTTCTCGCTGAAAGGCGTGCGAAGACGAACGTGGTCGACCAGGGGCGTGACGCCCCTGGTCATACTCCCGGCCAACTGGGAAAAACTCTCGACGATCGGGGCGATCACTTCGGACGGTCGATTCTTCCAGCACACGAAGCCTGGGGCGATCCGGAGTGGGGACGTCACCCGGTTCTTCCAGCATCTGTTGCGCCATGTGCAGGGGAAGATCGTGGTGGTGCTGGACAACGCGGGCATTCACCGAGCGAAGGCAACCCAGGCGTTCGTGGAGCGCCACGAACGCCTGTCGCTGGTGTTTTTGCCGCCGTACGCTCCGGAATTGAATCCGATCGAGCTGGTGTGGGCGTACGTGAAGCGGAATGTGCTGGGGAACTTCTGTGCCCGCTCAGTGGGCATGCTGAAAGCGAAGCTGACGACGGCTTGGCAACGGGTTCGGCACATCGACCTGCCTCAGCATTTGATGGACTCAAACTTATGCCGTTATCAATAG
- a CDS encoding ATP-dependent nuclease, with product MHIRNYRSVKDLDIRFNLGRNIIVGRNNAGKTNIFKAIDMVMGERNPTYKNENFTQNDLYYWIDKETGEFYRSNEMFIWCELKKDSMEAIDFNSFDPKICMLPMYGSWVQNPDNGRREKRLNIMQLTDPVSAWKEISQIEESSSNKIWMTPNEEIYKNTINRSEKIVYIFYAFIDENGEMKKEMRMLVQGDAEGQYYLAFRAAIRNELINSAVLPSFRDPNSQLKLTSYSWFGKMIKSMVRDNPLVEDLDNAFSHANEIASQMFSGVKSEFEENMSYVFPESSLYFQLSVDKNDDVYKSLKIYVDDGYKSDLHDKGAGFQSSFVINMFKKYIDLTSGQKSAILCIEEPELFLHPHARRALSK from the coding sequence GTGCACATACGCAACTACCGTTCGGTAAAAGACTTGGATATCAGGTTTAATTTAGGTAGAAACATAATAGTTGGCAGGAATAACGCGGGCAAAACCAATATCTTCAAGGCAATTGATATGGTAATGGGCGAGAGAAATCCAACGTACAAAAATGAAAATTTCACTCAGAACGACTTGTATTATTGGATTGATAAAGAAACAGGTGAGTTCTACAGATCTAATGAAATGTTTATTTGGTGTGAACTGAAAAAGGATTCAATGGAGGCAATCGATTTTAATAGTTTTGATCCTAAAATATGCATGCTTCCGATGTATGGAAGCTGGGTGCAAAACCCAGATAACGGTCGTCGGGAAAAAAGATTAAATATCATGCAGTTGACTGATCCGGTAAGCGCATGGAAAGAAATTTCTCAAATCGAGGAAAGCAGCTCTAATAAGATTTGGATGACGCCAAACGAAGAAATTTATAAAAATACAATCAACAGGAGTGAAAAGATAGTATATATCTTCTATGCTTTTATTGATGAAAACGGGGAAATGAAAAAAGAAATGAGGATGCTCGTACAAGGTGATGCGGAAGGTCAATATTACTTGGCATTCAGAGCGGCAATTAGAAACGAATTAATAAATAGTGCTGTATTGCCATCATTCCGCGATCCTAATAGTCAGCTAAAGCTTACTAGCTATAGCTGGTTTGGGAAGATGATTAAGTCGATGGTAAGGGACAATCCTTTGGTTGAAGATTTAGACAATGCTTTTTCTCACGCTAATGAAATTGCGAGTCAAATGTTTTCTGGCGTTAAAAGCGAATTTGAGGAAAACATGTCGTACGTTTTTCCTGAGTCGTCCCTGTATTTTCAACTAAGTGTTGATAAGAATGACGATGTATACAAATCGCTGAAGATATATGTTGATGATGGCTATAAGTCGGATCTGCATGACAAAGGGGCTGGGTTTCAAAGTAGTTTCGTCATAAACATGTTTAAAAAATATATTGATTTGACTAGTGGCCAAAAGTCAGCAATATTATGTATTGAGGAGCCTGAACTATTTCTTCATCCTCATGCGCGAAGGGCACTATCAAAGTAA
- a CDS encoding TOPRIM nucleotidyl transferase/hydrolase domain-containing protein, which yields MSDADVSSSIISARRTSNGTKAKIVSFKDFKNLFIYSYQSEIFFADKVIICEGYDAFLIRAVSELYYPSKIDTSNISIVSVQGKDQISEFAKLLLSLDIPCFILADFDYLLRGASEDRLVYGAKAHRSAESVPSGFFKQRLEKPIGDKIFSRIQKFRAHVKRSNAEQFYKAKGIQSLIDSNTTNRDHFEHFRSALESAGMFVLDSEVESLFQDNSIINIDNGKKFDSNAVFELHSLLSSGRQISEYLHCEPLRRMIQQVILA from the coding sequence GTGAGTGATGCTGACGTATCGTCATCTATAATTTCGGCGCGAAGAACGAGCAATGGTACAAAGGCTAAGATTGTTTCGTTCAAGGATTTCAAGAATCTTTTCATATACAGCTACCAGAGCGAAATATTCTTTGCTGATAAGGTAATCATATGTGAAGGATACGACGCTTTTTTGATACGTGCTGTTTCTGAATTATACTATCCTTCTAAAATAGATACAAGCAACATTAGTATAGTCTCTGTTCAAGGGAAGGATCAAATTTCAGAATTTGCGAAACTCTTGCTTTCGCTTGATATCCCGTGCTTTATTTTGGCGGATTTCGATTATCTTCTGAGGGGTGCCTCGGAGGATAGATTGGTGTATGGCGCAAAGGCTCATCGATCAGCTGAATCTGTTCCTTCTGGATTTTTCAAGCAGAGGCTAGAAAAGCCTATTGGTGACAAAATTTTCTCCAGAATACAGAAATTTAGGGCGCACGTGAAGCGCAGTAATGCCGAACAATTCTACAAAGCAAAGGGGATTCAGAGTTTGATAGATTCTAACACGACCAATCGTGACCATTTTGAGCATTTCAGGAGTGCTTTGGAGTCTGCTGGAATGTTCGTATTAGACTCTGAAGTGGAATCTTTATTCCAGGATAATTCGATCATAAATATTGATAACGGGAAAAAGTTTGATAGTAATGCTGTATTTGAATTGCACAGCCTCTTGAGCTCTGGAAGGCAGATATCGGAATATCTACATTGCGAACCATTAAGGAGAATGATTCAGCAGGTTATACTGGCATAG
- a CDS encoding S8 family peptidase: MRLPVPVLCAVTLSLLLSACGGGGGGTITPVPEPTPAPAPTPGPVCTQSLSAQPAPAAAPVGGTAWMAGAADWSRPHVPGRVLVSSAVSGPALSTLGVTGQEVVPGVTVVTTLPGAEASVAGRLQAQGAVIQPDYLYVPLAVPNDPGVPGNGGVTVGGARYEQTYLTRVNAPQAWTFLQSCGKTPVAARTAVLDSLVNEAHPDLQGRLSAGRSYLAGGPSDDGGHGTATTGLIAATTNNGQGLAGLTWTGSVTPMEVIGASGASTSTVAQAVRDAVSGGALVINMSLGIAVTGTTDPDPVLSKALTDAAKSAVLVASAGNTAGDGLYYPASHPEVIAVGAAGSGDTLACYSARPLAGQTAQAAQFMIAPGGAGNCPGATNATQLLVLNQGSGYTLQAGTSFAAPLVSGAAALMRAANPALSSQETKSRLLASTRLTAEGVRFLDVNAAVRSATR; this comes from the coding sequence ATGCGTCTGCCTGTGCCCGTGCTGTGTGCCGTGACCCTATCGCTGCTGCTGTCGGCCTGCGGAGGTGGGGGCGGCGGGACGATCACGCCGGTTCCCGAGCCGACTCCAGCTCCCGCGCCGACGCCGGGACCGGTCTGCACGCAGAGCCTGAGTGCGCAACCCGCCCCTGCCGCAGCGCCCGTGGGGGGGACGGCGTGGATGGCTGGCGCGGCCGACTGGTCCAGACCTCACGTCCCGGGCCGGGTGCTCGTGAGCAGCGCCGTCAGCGGACCGGCCCTGTCCACGCTGGGCGTGACGGGGCAGGAGGTCGTGCCGGGCGTGACGGTCGTCACCACGCTGCCCGGCGCGGAGGCGAGCGTCGCCGGCCGCCTGCAGGCGCAGGGAGCCGTCATCCAGCCGGATTACCTCTACGTTCCGCTGGCCGTGCCGAACGACCCTGGCGTGCCCGGCAACGGGGGCGTGACCGTGGGCGGCGCCCGGTACGAGCAGACGTACCTGACGCGCGTGAACGCCCCGCAGGCCTGGACGTTCCTGCAGAGTTGCGGGAAGACGCCCGTCGCTGCCCGCACCGCCGTGTTGGATTCACTCGTGAACGAGGCGCACCCGGACCTGCAGGGTCGCCTCTCGGCAGGGCGGTCGTACCTTGCGGGCGGTCCATCCGACGATGGTGGGCACGGCACCGCCACGACCGGCCTGATTGCCGCCACGACCAACAACGGGCAGGGCCTGGCGGGCCTCACCTGGACCGGATCGGTCACGCCGATGGAGGTTATCGGCGCGAGTGGCGCCAGTACCAGCACGGTCGCGCAGGCCGTTCGGGACGCGGTCAGCGGCGGCGCGCTGGTCATCAACATGAGCCTCGGGATCGCCGTGACCGGCACGACCGACCCTGACCCCGTGCTGTCGAAGGCCCTCACAGACGCCGCGAAGAGTGCCGTTCTGGTCGCCTCGGCGGGGAATACTGCCGGGGACGGCCTGTACTACCCCGCCAGCCATCCAGAGGTCATCGCGGTCGGCGCGGCGGGCAGCGGGGACACCCTGGCGTGCTACAGCGCCCGCCCGCTGGCCGGTCAGACCGCACAGGCCGCGCAGTTCATGATCGCGCCCGGTGGGGCCGGCAACTGCCCCGGCGCGACGAACGCCACGCAACTGCTCGTCCTGAACCAGGGGAGCGGGTACACCCTGCAGGCCGGTACGAGCTTCGCCGCCCCACTCGTCTCGGGCGCCGCCGCCCTGATGCGCGCCGCGAATCCCGCCCTGAGCTCGCAGGAGACGAAATCCCGCCTGCTGGCCAGCACACGCCTCACGGCCGAAGGAGTGCGCTTCCTCGACGTGAACGCCGCCGTGCGGTCCGCGACCCGCTGA
- a CDS encoding type II secretion system F family protein, giving the protein MPVFEYRVRDRSGKVLKSQMEAETANQVRDALRSKGLMIVEIKAPKSGLNADIKIPFLDNRPPSLKQVAIFSKQLATLINAGVPLVQSLAILQKQIDHKGFQGVVKEMRGEIEAGTPLSDALAKHPKIFNRLYLNLVRAGETSGTLDSVLERIADFQEKELALRGKIKSALTYPVVVLVFAILITYFLLTTIVPQFAGILAQLNAPLPFITRMLMAVSSFLQNQILLMVAIIAAVTFAYRAYYRTPKGRVVIDEIKLKVPILGNLIQKSAIASFSRTFGLLISSGVNIIESLEITKGTANNAIVEESIENAKNVVMVGEQMSSSLATSKVFPPMVVSMISIGEETGSLDDMLVKVGDFYDREVDEAVDSMTAAIEPLMIVFLGGIVGMIVAGMFLPMFAIIGQLSQ; this is encoded by the coding sequence ATGCCCGTCTTCGAATACCGCGTGCGTGACCGCTCCGGCAAGGTGCTGAAATCCCAGATGGAAGCCGAGACGGCCAATCAGGTCCGCGACGCCCTGCGCTCCAAGGGCCTGATGATCGTCGAGATCAAGGCCCCCAAGAGTGGACTGAACGCCGACATCAAGATTCCCTTCCTCGACAACCGACCCCCCAGCCTGAAACAGGTCGCGATCTTCAGCAAGCAGCTCGCCACGCTGATCAACGCCGGGGTGCCCCTCGTACAGTCCCTCGCAATTCTGCAAAAGCAGATCGATCACAAGGGCTTCCAGGGCGTCGTCAAGGAAATGCGCGGCGAGATCGAGGCCGGAACCCCTCTCAGTGACGCGCTGGCCAAGCATCCCAAGATCTTCAACCGGCTGTACCTGAACCTCGTACGGGCCGGCGAGACCAGCGGCACGCTCGACTCCGTCCTCGAACGCATCGCGGATTTCCAGGAAAAGGAACTCGCGCTGCGCGGCAAGATCAAGAGCGCCCTGACCTACCCGGTCGTGGTTCTGGTCTTCGCCATCCTGATCACCTACTTCCTGCTGACCACCATCGTGCCGCAGTTCGCGGGGATCCTTGCCCAGCTGAACGCACCACTGCCCTTCATCACCCGGATGCTCATGGCCGTCTCCAGCTTCCTGCAGAATCAGATCCTTCTGATGGTCGCTATCATCGCGGCAGTGACATTCGCTTACCGCGCCTACTACCGCACGCCCAAGGGGCGCGTCGTCATTGACGAGATCAAGTTGAAGGTCCCGATCCTCGGCAATCTGATCCAGAAGAGTGCCATTGCGTCCTTCTCTCGTACCTTCGGCCTGCTCATCAGTAGCGGCGTCAACATCATCGAGAGTCTTGAGATCACCAAGGGCACCGCGAACAACGCCATCGTCGAAGAGAGCATCGAGAATGCCAAGAACGTCGTCATGGTCGGTGAGCAGATGAGCAGCAGCCTCGCCACCAGCAAGGTCTTCCCCCCAATGGTCGTCAGCATGATCTCCATCGGTGAAGAGACCGGTTCGCTGGATGACATGCTGGTCAAGGTCGGGGACTTCTACGACCGCGAGGTCGACGAAGCAGTGGACAGCATGACCGCTGCGATTGAACCCCTGATGATCGTCTTTCTGGGGGGGATCGTCGGTATGATCGTCGCAGGGATGTTCCTCCCGATGTTCGCCATCATCGGCCAGCTCAGCCAGTAA
- a CDS encoding L-threonylcarbamoyladenylate synthase, producing the protein MNSLDRLKGLEAGVPWDALLDDAARVLAQGGVVAYPSETVWGLAALPDAAEALFVVKGRDGGKPVQASFVSLAFARAFVQPDAAFDVLAAFLPGPLTLVTGAAVGCPASLAPGGQVGVRVPDHPVALALLERAGGVLATTSCNRSGEAAALTFAQAQGLGLADLVLPDAGVRALGLPSTVLDVPGRRVLREGAVPSVALLAALSGGA; encoded by the coding sequence ATGAACAGCTTGGACAGACTGAAGGGACTGGAGGCGGGCGTGCCGTGGGACGCGCTGCTGGACGACGCGGCGCGTGTGCTGGCGCAGGGTGGGGTCGTGGCGTACCCCAGTGAGACGGTGTGGGGTCTGGCGGCGCTGCCGGACGCGGCGGAGGCGCTGTTCGTGGTGAAGGGCCGCGACGGGGGGAAGCCGGTGCAGGCGTCGTTCGTGAGTCTGGCGTTCGCGCGGGCGTTCGTGCAGCCGGACGCGGCGTTCGATGTGCTGGCGGCGTTCCTGCCCGGGCCGCTCACGCTGGTGACGGGCGCGGCGGTGGGGTGCCCGGCGTCGCTGGCGCCGGGGGGGCAGGTGGGTGTGCGGGTCCCGGATCATCCGGTGGCGCTGGCCCTGCTGGAGCGGGCCGGTGGGGTGCTGGCCACCACGAGCTGCAACCGCAGCGGGGAGGCGGCCGCGCTGACGTTCGCGCAGGCGCAGGGCCTGGGGCTGGCGGATCTGGTGCTGCCGGACGCCGGGGTGCGGGCGCTGGGTCTGCCGAGCACCGTGCTGGACGTGCCGGGGCGGCGGGTCCTGCGGGAGGGGGCGGTACCGTCGGTGGCGCTGCTCGCGGCACTGTCGGGTGGGGCGTGA
- the scpB gene encoding SMC-Scp complex subunit ScpB: MTVPSRQALLGAALLAAGRPVTLRELALVLGVPEDAALREVVAFTAQVASADLGFVVEAVAGGYRLVVPPATAPHLSPLLSPPPLPALSSAALEVLAVIAYRQPVTRAEIEAMRGGSASTVVTLQERELVKVVGRSDAVGQPLLYGTTERFLLEFGLTSLAELPPLESGNFAHLLRS, translated from the coding sequence GTGACTGTTCCCAGCCGGCAGGCGCTGCTGGGCGCGGCGCTGCTCGCGGCGGGGCGGCCGGTCACGCTGCGGGAGCTGGCACTGGTACTGGGCGTCCCGGAGGACGCGGCGCTGCGGGAGGTGGTGGCGTTCACGGCGCAGGTGGCGTCGGCGGACCTGGGGTTCGTGGTGGAGGCGGTCGCGGGGGGGTACCGGCTGGTGGTGCCGCCCGCGACGGCGCCGCACCTGTCGCCGCTGCTGTCGCCGCCGCCCCTGCCTGCGCTGAGCAGCGCGGCCCTGGAGGTGCTGGCGGTGATTGCGTACCGGCAGCCCGTGACCCGCGCGGAGATCGAGGCGATGCGTGGCGGGAGTGCGAGCACGGTCGTGACGTTGCAGGAACGGGAGCTCGTGAAGGTGGTGGGCCGTTCGGACGCGGTGGGGCAGCCGCTGCTGTACGGCACGACCGAACGGTTCCTGCTGGAGTTCGGATTGACGTCCCTCGCGGAGTTGCCGCCGCTGGAAAGTGGGAATTTCGCGCACCTGCTGCGCAGCTGA
- a CDS encoding DUF4388 domain-containing protein yields MTKSTASLETFDFLELLYLLSEQGRSGALYVFRPDGRFEAWLEAGRVRHLQLAEDVGVAALVRLMRDPIGRFHFDEGVTHPDPRLNASLDEVTLEALEALPVQDLPFDGPARITSPERVQRMRWSMKELDVLKMIDAQKPVKDLVGDPDVKRMLLKLVRIGLLVPRRSRTARLVVTVTRQVRDVVLVDDLIFKRWKEDIVRHPQFVAVRGESGKVFSLPVRVGSNITTQLMIPPELLMRTSLRAGESVLVKPV; encoded by the coding sequence ATGACCAAGTCGACTGCCAGCCTCGAAACCTTTGACTTTCTGGAACTGCTCTACCTGCTTTCGGAGCAGGGGCGCAGCGGGGCGCTGTACGTGTTCCGGCCGGACGGGCGGTTTGAGGCGTGGCTGGAAGCCGGGCGGGTGCGGCATCTGCAACTCGCGGAGGATGTGGGTGTCGCGGCGCTCGTGCGGCTGATGCGCGACCCGATCGGGCGCTTCCACTTCGACGAGGGGGTCACGCATCCGGATCCGCGTCTGAACGCCTCGCTGGACGAGGTGACGCTGGAGGCGCTGGAGGCGCTGCCGGTGCAGGACCTGCCGTTTGATGGTCCGGCGCGGATCACGTCCCCTGAACGGGTGCAGCGCATGCGCTGGAGCATGAAGGAACTGGACGTCCTGAAGATGATCGACGCGCAGAAACCCGTCAAGGACCTCGTAGGGGATCCGGACGTGAAACGCATGCTGCTGAAACTGGTCCGGATCGGGCTGCTCGTGCCGCGGCGGTCGCGCACGGCGCGGCTGGTCGTGACGGTCACGCGGCAGGTGCGGGACGTGGTGCTCGTGGATGACCTGATCTTCAAGCGCTGGAAGGAGGACATCGTGCGCCACCCGCAGTTCGTGGCGGTCCGGGGCGAGTCGGGCAAGGTGTTCTCCCTGCCGGTGCGGGTCGGGTCGAACATCACGACGCAGCTGATGATCCCGCCGGAGCTCCTCATGCGCACGTCGCTGCGCGCCGGGGAGAGCGTGCTCGTCAAGCCCGTCTGA